The following proteins are encoded in a genomic region of Desulfosporosinus youngiae DSM 17734:
- a CDS encoding isoprenyl transferase has protein sequence MWLKAWKQNKVDSMDQIALERLPRHIAIIMDGNGRWAQKRALPRSMGHRAGVEALRKVVKACSKIGIEVLTVYAFSTENWSRPKDEVGVLMTLLTEYLRKELQELHQNNVVIRAIGGIAGLPREAQRELENSMKHTRNNTGLILNLALNYGGRSEIIGAVKTLCSDVLSGKQKIEEIGEAQFSDVLFTKGLPDPDLMIRTSGEMRLSNFLLWQLAYTEIVVIEDLWPDFGEKTLLDAIKTYQKRDRRFGGIHTD, from the coding sequence ATGTGGCTAAAGGCTTGGAAACAAAATAAGGTGGATTCAATGGACCAAATTGCGCTGGAACGCCTTCCTCGCCATATTGCCATTATCATGGATGGGAATGGGCGATGGGCTCAAAAGCGTGCGCTTCCTCGTTCGATGGGACATCGGGCAGGTGTCGAGGCCCTGCGGAAGGTTGTTAAGGCCTGTTCTAAAATAGGTATTGAGGTCTTAACTGTGTATGCATTTTCTACTGAAAATTGGAGCAGGCCTAAAGATGAAGTGGGTGTGCTCATGACTCTGCTGACAGAGTATCTGAGAAAGGAACTCCAAGAACTTCATCAGAATAATGTAGTTATTCGTGCTATAGGGGGCATTGCCGGCCTGCCTCGGGAGGCACAGCGCGAATTAGAGAATTCTATGAAACACACGCGTAATAATACGGGTCTCATTCTAAACCTTGCTTTAAATTATGGTGGGCGATCTGAGATCATTGGTGCTGTCAAGACATTATGCAGTGATGTTTTGAGCGGGAAGCAAAAAATTGAAGAGATTGGTGAAGCGCAATTTAGTGATGTACTCTTTACCAAAGGGTTGCCGGATCCCGATTTAATGATCCGAACCTCAGGGGAAATGAGGCTAAGTAACTTTTTGCTCTGGCAACTAGCCTATACAGAAATCGTCGTAATTGAAGATCTTTGGCCTGATTTTGGCGAAAAGACGTTACTTGATGCGATTAAAACATACCAGAAACGGGATCGCCGCTTTGGTGGAATACATACAGATTGA
- the frr gene encoding ribosome recycling factor, whose product MISEVIKDADERMHKGVDALRREYASIRAGRANPSVLDKVLVEYYGTPTPINQLANISAPEARLLMIQPWDRSVLPAIEKAIMKSDLGLNPSSDGSVIRLMIPQLTSERRVELVKAVKKKAEEARVSVRNVRRDVNDQLKKLEKDHEASEDEVKRAQEEVQKMTDKIIKEIERVMEAKESEIMEV is encoded by the coding sequence ATGATTTCAGAGGTAATTAAAGACGCGGATGAACGTATGCATAAAGGGGTTGATGCCTTACGCAGGGAATATGCTTCGATCCGCGCCGGCCGTGCTAATCCAAGTGTCTTGGACAAAGTGCTGGTTGAGTATTATGGAACTCCTACCCCCATTAATCAGCTTGCGAATATATCTGCTCCTGAAGCAAGATTGCTGATGATTCAACCTTGGGACAGATCCGTTCTGCCTGCCATCGAAAAGGCCATCATGAAATCCGATCTTGGTCTTAACCCCTCAAGTGATGGATCTGTAATTCGTCTCATGATTCCTCAGCTCACGTCAGAACGGCGTGTGGAGTTGGTGAAGGCGGTGAAAAAGAAGGCCGAAGAAGCACGAGTTTCTGTTCGGAATGTGCGACGGGACGTTAATGATCAGTTAAAGAAATTAGAGAAAGATCACGAGGCTTCTGAAGATGAAGTCAAACGTGCCCAAGAAGAAGTACAAAAAATGACGGATAAAATAATTAAAGAGATTGAGCGTGTAATGGAAGCTAAAGAAAGCGAAATCATGGAAGTATGA
- the pyrH gene encoding UMP kinase, with protein sequence MEKPQYERVVLKISGEALAGTQGFGLQHDMLVSVAEQVAEIRDLGVEVSLVVGGGNLWRGITGSAQGMDRAQADYMGMLATVMNALALQDALEKAGSDTRVLSAIEMRQVAEPYIRRRAIRHMEKGRIVIFAAGTGNPYFSTDTTAALRAAEIEADVILMAKRVDGVYDSDPMINSEAQRFERLSYLEVLSRGLGVMDSTATSLCMDNNIPVIVFDLTKQGNIRRVVMGESIGTYVGRDS encoded by the coding sequence ATGGAAAAGCCGCAGTATGAACGAGTTGTCCTTAAGATAAGTGGGGAAGCCCTTGCAGGTACTCAAGGATTTGGCCTTCAACATGATATGCTGGTTTCCGTAGCAGAGCAGGTGGCAGAAATTCGCGATTTGGGAGTTGAAGTCAGCCTGGTAGTTGGCGGAGGAAACTTATGGCGTGGTATTACGGGCAGTGCCCAAGGTATGGACCGCGCTCAAGCCGATTATATGGGTATGTTAGCAACCGTGATGAACGCCTTGGCTTTACAGGATGCCTTGGAAAAAGCAGGATCAGATACCCGGGTCTTATCAGCTATTGAAATGAGACAAGTCGCTGAGCCCTATATTCGGCGCCGGGCCATTCGTCATATGGAAAAAGGACGGATTGTGATTTTTGCAGCTGGGACAGGCAATCCCTACTTCTCTACAGATACTACGGCAGCTTTAAGAGCCGCTGAGATTGAAGCGGACGTTATTTTGATGGCTAAACGGGTGGATGGAGTTTACGATTCAGATCCGATGATTAATTCCGAAGCTCAGAGATTTGAGCGTTTAAGCTATTTGGAAGTTCTTAGTCGGGGACTTGGGGTTATGGATTCAACTGCGACCTCACTTTGCATGGATAATAATATTCCGGTTATCGTATTTGACCTTACGAAACAGGGCAATATTCGGCGTGTTGTCATGGGAGAATCAATTGGAACATATGTTGGGAGGGATAGTTAA
- the tsf gene encoding translation elongation factor Ts produces MAEVTAALVKELRERTGAGMMDCKKALTECGGEMEKACDFLREKGLAAAAKKGARIAAEGLIESYIHGGGRIGVLLEVNCETDFVARGDEFKTLVRDLGLHIAAANPQYLTKEEVPADVLQHERDILKAQALNEGKPEKVVEKMVEGRIGKFYKEVCLMEQAFVKDPDKSISELILDKTAKIGERIVIRRFTRYELGAGIEKRQDDFAAEVMKELNK; encoded by the coding sequence ATGGCAGAGGTAACTGCAGCTCTAGTTAAAGAGCTTAGAGAACGGACCGGTGCAGGCATGATGGACTGCAAAAAGGCACTTACAGAATGCGGCGGAGAAATGGAAAAGGCTTGTGACTTTCTCCGTGAAAAAGGATTGGCTGCGGCAGCTAAAAAAGGTGCACGTATCGCGGCAGAAGGATTGATTGAGTCCTACATTCATGGCGGCGGACGAATTGGCGTTTTGCTGGAAGTAAACTGCGAGACAGACTTTGTCGCTCGAGGGGACGAATTTAAGACGTTAGTCCGTGATCTTGGTCTGCATATCGCAGCTGCGAATCCACAATATTTAACTAAAGAAGAAGTTCCGGCTGACGTGCTTCAACATGAAAGAGATATCTTGAAGGCCCAAGCTCTCAATGAAGGAAAGCCCGAAAAGGTCGTTGAAAAAATGGTTGAGGGCAGAATCGGAAAATTCTACAAAGAAGTATGTTTAATGGAACAAGCTTTTGTCAAGGATCCAGATAAGAGCATTAGTGAACTTATTCTGGATAAGACAGCTAAAATTGGTGAACGCATCGTAATTCGCCGCTTCACACGTTATGAGTTAGGTGCAGGCATTGAAAAAAGACAGGATGACTTTGCTGCTGAAGTTATGAAAGAACTAAATAAATAA
- the rpsB gene encoding 30S ribosomal protein S2 — protein sequence MAVISMKQLLEAGVHFGHQTRRWNPKMARYIFTERNGIYIIDLQKTVKKVDEAYNFVRNLATEGGTMLFVGTKKQAQESVKEEAARCGMYFVNERWLGGMLTNFQTIQKRVDRLRVLENMEAEGVFEVLTKKEVSALRHEMEKLERFLGGIKNMKKLPDALFIVDPRKERIAVAEARRLNIPIVAIVDTNCDPDEIDVVIPANDDAIRAVKLLTGKMADAIIEGQQGSEEDAEEAAEAVEA from the coding sequence ATGGCTGTTATTTCAATGAAACAATTACTTGAAGCGGGTGTACACTTTGGACACCAAACACGTCGGTGGAATCCTAAAATGGCACGGTACATTTTTACCGAGCGTAATGGAATCTACATTATCGATTTGCAAAAAACCGTAAAAAAAGTAGATGAGGCTTATAACTTTGTTCGGAATCTTGCTACTGAAGGAGGTACCATGCTGTTTGTAGGTACCAAGAAACAAGCGCAAGAGTCGGTTAAAGAAGAGGCTGCACGTTGTGGTATGTACTTCGTTAATGAGCGTTGGCTTGGAGGAATGCTGACCAACTTCCAAACAATTCAAAAGCGTGTCGACCGGTTGCGTGTTTTGGAAAACATGGAAGCAGAAGGCGTTTTTGAAGTGCTTACCAAAAAGGAAGTTTCTGCACTGCGTCATGAGATGGAAAAACTGGAGCGTTTCCTGGGCGGAATTAAGAATATGAAGAAACTCCCGGATGCTCTGTTTATTGTAGATCCGCGTAAAGAACGCATTGCCGTTGCGGAAGCACGCCGCCTTAATATTCCTATCGTTGCAATAGTGGATACGAACTGCGATCCGGATGAGATCGATGTTGTTATTCCGGCTAATGATGATGCTATTCGTGCGGTCAAGCTGCTGACCGGAAAAATGGCTGATGCCATTATCGAAGGACAACAAGGCAGCGAGGAAGATGCTGAAGAAGCCGCAGAAGCGGTCGAAGCGTAA
- the codY gene encoding GTP-sensing pleiotropic transcriptional regulator CodY, producing the protein MVTTLLEKTRSINKLIQRAAGNPVDFEEMATVLRQAVNANCYIVGRRGKIMGYSFMDGFVCGIMEDIVIHSERFPESYNEGLMKVTGTTTNTTQVANGCIFNNNERCGFNNKLTTTVPILGGGERVGTLVLAKYDVEFDEADLVLAEYGATVVGMEILRVKAERAEEEARKKAAVQIAVGTLSYSELEAVEHIFAELGGGEGLLVASKIADRVGITRSVIVNALRKFESAGVIESKSLGMKGTYIRVLNDYLLDELDKHTKHMK; encoded by the coding sequence ATGGTAACCACATTATTAGAAAAAACAAGATCGATAAATAAGTTAATTCAGCGCGCTGCAGGTAATCCTGTAGATTTTGAGGAAATGGCCACAGTACTTCGGCAGGCGGTGAATGCCAACTGTTATATTGTAGGACGGCGCGGAAAAATTATGGGATATAGTTTTATGGATGGTTTCGTATGCGGAATCATGGAGGATATTGTTATTCACAGCGAACGGTTCCCGGAAAGCTACAACGAAGGGTTGATGAAAGTTACCGGAACAACGACGAATACTACCCAAGTCGCTAATGGCTGCATCTTTAATAATAATGAACGGTGTGGTTTTAACAATAAACTGACAACGACCGTACCGATCTTAGGTGGGGGAGAACGCGTCGGGACGCTTGTGCTCGCTAAATATGATGTCGAATTTGATGAGGCCGATCTAGTTCTCGCCGAATATGGTGCCACAGTTGTAGGTATGGAAATTTTGCGAGTTAAGGCTGAACGGGCAGAAGAAGAAGCACGTAAAAAAGCAGCAGTTCAAATTGCCGTAGGAACTCTCTCCTATTCCGAACTTGAAGCAGTTGAACATATCTTTGCTGAATTGGGCGGCGGAGAAGGACTATTGGTAGCCAGCAAAATTGCGGATCGAGTGGGGATTACCCGTTCTGTAATTGTCAATGCCCTGAGAAAATTTGAGTCCGCCGGAGTAATCGAGTCAAAATCACTGGGAATGAAAGGAACTTATATCCGAGTTCTTAATGATTATTTGCTGGATGAACTTGATAAACACACTAAACACATGAAGTAG